From one Staphylococcus kloosii genomic stretch:
- a CDS encoding FadR/GntR family transcriptional regulator: protein MKISNSKIYEQVADLLLEQIKSDEFKIGDKLPSIQKLATTYGVSVASIREALNALRTIGVIEIKQGYGTIVKQKEPTFFEIGEKFNSLDQIKELLELRQIIESATVAKAAKMRTKEDLETMRHYLNKMEKAVSDGTSGEEADLDFHLTIAKATNNSLLVDLMNNISELMKDSMKETRKIFIYSRQKTMEILQDEHEKIFNAIEQQDDELATQCMNRHLTTVINTILANFNEKNNVL from the coding sequence ATGAAAATTTCAAACTCAAAAATATATGAACAGGTAGCTGATTTATTATTAGAACAAATTAAATCAGATGAATTTAAAATTGGTGACAAGTTACCATCAATTCAAAAATTAGCTACAACATATGGGGTGAGTGTAGCATCTATTAGAGAGGCATTAAATGCGTTAAGAACAATAGGTGTTATTGAGATAAAGCAAGGGTATGGTACGATTGTAAAACAAAAAGAACCAACATTCTTTGAAATAGGCGAGAAGTTTAATTCGTTAGATCAAATCAAAGAATTATTAGAATTACGACAAATTATTGAAAGTGCCACTGTGGCTAAAGCTGCTAAAATGCGTACTAAAGAGGATTTAGAAACAATGCGCCATTATTTAAATAAAATGGAAAAAGCAGTTTCTGATGGAACGTCTGGAGAAGAAGCCGATTTAGATTTCCATTTAACTATAGCCAAAGCAACTAATAATTCATTGCTTGTAGATTTAATGAATAACATTTCTGAATTAATGAAAGATTCTATGAAAGAGACGCGCAAAATTTTCATTTATAGCAGACAAAAAACGATGGAAATATTACAAGATGAGCATGAAAAAATATTTAATGCGATAGAACAACAAGATGATGAATTAGCAACCCAATGTATGAATAGGCATTTAACAACAGTAATCAATACGATTTTAGCGAATTTTAATGAAAAGAATAACGTATTATAA
- a CDS encoding HAD family hydrolase produces MNDVKAIFLDMDGTILHKNNLVSEQSATIISNLREAGYKVFLATGRSHDEIKYLVPKNFEVDGIISSNGTLGVVHNEVVFQHSLSLSSVKEIVSRAQEQHIYYEVFPFEEQRAILKEDYEWTTAMLQGDTPPGNVGESEWSSRKDALAHKVNWVPTIDFNSFAKIYLFATDYDAITQFRAQLVEDQEELKITVSNSSRYNAETMAYHVDKGTGIKEMIEHFGIQQHETLVIGDSDNDRAMFSFGHYTVAMKNARPEIQALAQDVTFLTNEEDGAALYLKDKFLV; encoded by the coding sequence ATGAATGATGTTAAAGCAATATTTTTAGATATGGATGGTACAATTTTACATAAAAACAACTTAGTAAGTGAACAAAGTGCTACAATTATTAGTAATTTAAGAGAAGCGGGTTATAAAGTGTTTTTAGCGACTGGAAGATCACATGACGAAATAAAATATCTTGTACCAAAAAACTTTGAGGTAGATGGTATTATAAGCTCTAATGGTACGTTAGGCGTAGTACATAATGAAGTTGTTTTTCAACATAGTTTATCATTAAGCAGTGTTAAAGAAATCGTAAGCCGAGCACAAGAACAACATATATACTATGAAGTTTTTCCTTTCGAAGAACAACGTGCAATTTTAAAAGAAGATTATGAATGGACTACCGCAATGCTTCAAGGAGACACACCACCCGGTAATGTTGGTGAAAGCGAATGGTCTTCAAGAAAAGATGCTTTGGCACATAAAGTGAATTGGGTTCCTACGATTGATTTTAATAGTTTTGCAAAGATATATTTATTTGCCACTGATTATGATGCAATTACGCAGTTTAGAGCACAACTCGTCGAAGATCAGGAAGAGTTAAAAATTACCGTGTCGAATTCCTCTCGTTATAATGCAGAAACAATGGCATATCATGTTGATAAAGGAACGGGCATTAAAGAAATGATTGAACATTTTGGTATACAGCAACATGAAACTTTAGTAATAGGCGATAGTGATAATGATAGAGCAATGTTTAGTTTTGGTCATTATACAGTTGCAATGAAGAATGCACGACCAGAAATTCAAGCACTTGCACAAGACGTAACGTTCTTAACAAATGAAGAAGATGGAGCGGCTTTATACTTAAAAGATAAATTTTTAGTTTAA
- a CDS encoding ABC transporter ATP-binding protein → MLIELSHVARKKQGKTILKDINWQINEGERWMLYGLNGAGKTTLLNILNAYEPNTAGQLTLFGMQPGKKGYSADNVRHQIGFVSNSLMDRFQDGEVVLDVVISGAFKSIGVFQQVTEEQRKTAKKLLKQLNMSQFENQYYGYLSTGERQRVLIARALMDKPKLLILDEPASGLDFISREEVLQSLEQMYIDNPKLAVIYVTHFVEEITQNIDYGFLLKDGQCYKSGPISTILTSEMLSDFFNKQVQVAYQNNRYALFLNE, encoded by the coding sequence GTGTTAATAGAATTAAGTCATGTAGCGCGCAAAAAACAAGGTAAAACAATTTTAAAAGACATTAATTGGCAAATTAATGAAGGTGAGCGTTGGATGCTCTACGGGTTGAATGGGGCAGGTAAAACGACACTATTGAATATTTTGAATGCTTATGAACCAAATACTGCTGGTCAACTTACTTTATTTGGGATGCAACCAGGTAAGAAAGGATATTCTGCAGATAATGTAAGACATCAAATCGGTTTTGTATCTAATAGTTTGATGGATCGTTTTCAAGATGGGGAAGTCGTATTAGATGTAGTAATTAGTGGCGCTTTTAAATCTATAGGTGTGTTCCAACAAGTTACAGAAGAACAACGCAAAACGGCTAAAAAATTATTAAAGCAACTAAATATGAGCCAATTTGAAAATCAATATTATGGTTATTTATCTACTGGTGAAAGACAACGTGTACTTATAGCTAGAGCTTTAATGGACAAACCTAAATTGTTAATATTAGATGAACCTGCCTCTGGTCTAGATTTTATATCTCGAGAAGAAGTACTACAATCATTAGAACAAATGTACATTGATAATCCAAAATTAGCCGTCATTTATGTGACACATTTTGTTGAAGAAATTACTCAAAATATAGATTATGGCTTTTTACTAAAAGACGGTCAATGTTACAAAAGTGGGCCTATCAGTACTATATTAACGAGTGAAATGCTGTCTGATTTCTTTAATAAGCAAGTGCAAGTGGCATATCAAAACAATCGATACGCATTATTTTTGAATGAATAA
- a CDS encoding ArsR/SmtB family transcription factor: MTHQFQDLETTTVEAVTTFFKALSDSTRLRIVNLLAHGDCSVGHIAHALDISQSNVSHQLRILKTANLVKAHRNGQSMIYSIDDTHVSSILNQSINHASH; the protein is encoded by the coding sequence ATGACACATCAATTTCAAGACCTAGAAACAACAACTGTCGAAGCAGTAACGACTTTCTTTAAGGCTTTAAGTGATAGTACTAGGCTACGTATCGTAAACTTACTAGCACATGGAGATTGTAGTGTAGGTCATATTGCGCATGCATTGGATATTAGCCAGTCAAACGTATCGCATCAATTGCGCATTTTAAAGACAGCTAATTTAGTAAAAGCTCATCGTAATGGTCAGTCTATGATCTATTCAATTGATGATACACATGTTTCTTCCATACTTAACCAATCCATAAATCACGCTTCACATTAA
- a CDS encoding metallophosphoesterase family protein — MKFAVITDVHGNYDALETVLDDIDRRGDIDKIYNLGDNIGVGHETNKVLDDIFDRDDMEIISGNHDEAIMSLVNGTPYPEDLKDKFYEHHQWIQQHLDEDYYDKLNNLPRVIEKTICGKKVLIIHYEIPNDKLDDTIDLQPFSPIETPTEANMKSLFEDKNADLILFGHNHTVHLFDDKDKIYFNPGSVGLNNGPNVVYGIVTIDEKGIDIERVKVTYDNEEFLRGFDEKQVPGKQLIFDKFI; from the coding sequence ATGAAATTTGCAGTTATTACAGATGTACATGGTAACTACGATGCGCTTGAAACAGTATTAGATGATATTGATCGTAGAGGTGATATCGACAAGATTTATAATTTAGGAGACAACATAGGTGTCGGTCATGAAACAAATAAGGTACTAGATGATATTTTTGATCGAGACGATATGGAAATCATTTCCGGGAACCATGACGAGGCGATAATGTCACTGGTTAATGGCACGCCATACCCAGAAGATTTAAAAGATAAATTTTATGAACATCATCAATGGATACAACAGCATTTAGACGAAGATTATTATGATAAATTAAACAACTTGCCACGTGTGATAGAGAAAACAATTTGTGGTAAGAAAGTATTGATTATCCATTATGAAATTCCTAATGATAAACTTGATGATACTATAGACTTACAACCATTTAGCCCAATAGAAACACCTACAGAAGCTAATATGAAATCTTTATTTGAAGACAAAAATGCAGATTTGATTTTATTTGGACATAACCATACAGTTCATTTATTCGATGACAAAGATAAAATATATTTTAATCCAGGTTCTGTAGGTTTAAATAATGGTCCTAATGTAGTGTATGGAATTGTAACAATTGACGAAAAAGGCATTGATATTGAGCGCGTCAAAGTAACTTATGATAATGAAGAATTTTTACGTGGTTTTGATGAAAAGCAAGTGCCTGGTAAACAACTTATTTTTGATAAATTTATCTAA
- the glmS gene encoding glutamine--fructose-6-phosphate transaminase (isomerizing) has product MCGIVGYIGYDNAKELLLEGLEKLEYRGYDSAGIAVVNEEGTTVFKEKGRIAELRKVADSEDTDGNVGIGHTRWATHGVPNHENSHPHQSSTKRFTLVHNGVIENYEELRNEYLSNVTFLSDTDTEIIVQLVEHFSNEGLATEEAFSKVVSLLEGSYALGLIDSHDRDTIFVAKNKSPLLIGVGDNFNVIASDALAMISVTNQYKEIHDHEIVIVKRDSVTIKDTDGNVQERDAYTAQIDASDAEKGVYDHYMLKEIHEQPAVMRRIIQEYQDDNGELKVDKEIVKDVSEADRIYIIAAGTSYHAGLVGKEFIEKWAGVPTEVHVASEFVYNMPLLSKKPLFIYISQSGETADSRAVLVETNKLGHKSLTITNVPGSTLSREANHTLLLHAGPEIAVASTKAYTAQIAVLSILSQIVAKEHGITTNIDLLRELAKVTTAIEAVVDDADVMEQIATDYLRTTRNAFFIGRTIDYNVSLEGALKLKEISYIQAEGFAGGELKHGTIALIEDGTPVVALATQENVNLSIRGNVKEVVARGANPCIISMDGLNKDGDTYVIPPVHELLTPLVSVVALQLISYYAALHRDLDVDKPRNLAKSVTVE; this is encoded by the coding sequence ATGTGCGGAATAGTAGGATATATTGGTTATGACAATGCAAAAGAATTATTATTAGAAGGTTTAGAAAAATTAGAGTACCGTGGTTATGATTCTGCAGGTATTGCAGTAGTAAATGAAGAAGGTACAACAGTATTTAAAGAAAAAGGTCGTATTGCTGAATTAAGAAAAGTTGCAGACAGCGAAGATACTGATGGTAACGTTGGTATTGGACATACGCGTTGGGCAACTCACGGAGTACCAAACCACGAAAATTCACACCCTCATCAATCAAGTACTAAACGTTTTACTTTAGTACATAACGGTGTAATCGAAAACTATGAAGAATTACGTAATGAATACTTATCAAATGTTACATTCTTATCAGATACTGACACAGAAATTATTGTGCAATTAGTTGAACATTTTTCAAATGAAGGTTTAGCAACTGAAGAAGCATTTAGTAAAGTTGTTTCATTATTAGAAGGTTCTTATGCTCTTGGATTAATTGATAGCCATGACAGAGATACTATCTTTGTTGCTAAAAATAAATCACCATTACTAATTGGTGTAGGTGATAACTTTAATGTAATAGCTTCTGATGCTTTAGCTATGATTTCAGTTACTAACCAATATAAAGAGATTCACGACCATGAAATTGTTATTGTGAAACGTGATAGTGTAACAATTAAAGATACTGACGGTAATGTACAAGAAAGAGATGCTTATACAGCACAAATCGATGCATCTGATGCTGAAAAAGGTGTTTACGATCATTACATGTTAAAAGAAATACATGAACAACCAGCAGTTATGCGTCGTATTATTCAAGAATATCAAGATGATAATGGTGAATTAAAAGTTGATAAAGAAATTGTTAAAGACGTTTCTGAAGCGGACCGTATTTATATCATAGCGGCAGGTACTAGTTACCACGCAGGTTTAGTAGGTAAAGAATTTATCGAAAAATGGGCAGGTGTACCTACAGAAGTACATGTTGCATCAGAATTCGTTTATAATATGCCGTTATTATCTAAAAAACCATTGTTTATCTATATTTCACAATCAGGTGAAACAGCAGATAGCCGTGCCGTATTAGTAGAAACTAATAAGTTAGGTCATAAGTCCCTAACAATTACGAACGTACCCGGATCAACTTTATCACGTGAAGCAAACCATACATTGTTACTTCATGCAGGTCCAGAAATTGCAGTAGCATCTACTAAAGCATATACAGCACAAATCGCAGTATTATCAATCTTATCTCAAATTGTAGCTAAAGAACATGGTATTACGACGAATATAGATTTATTACGTGAATTAGCTAAAGTAACGACAGCTATTGAAGCAGTTGTTGATGATGCAGATGTTATGGAACAAATTGCTACAGATTACTTAAGAACTACACGCAATGCATTCTTTATTGGTCGTACAATTGACTACAATGTAAGTTTAGAAGGCGCTTTAAAACTTAAAGAAATTTCTTACATCCAAGCAGAAGGTTTTGCTGGTGGGGAATTAAAACATGGTACTATTGCGCTTATCGAAGATGGTACACCTGTTGTAGCGTTAGCAACGCAAGAAAATGTTAACTTATCTATCCGTGGTAATGTTAAAGAAGTTGTAGCACGTGGCGCTAACCCATGTATCATTTCTATGGATGGCTTAAATAAAGATGGTGACACTTATGTGATTCCACCTGTTCACGAACTATTAACGCCATTAGTGTCTGTAGTAGCATTACAACTTATTTCTTATTATGCAGCATTGCATAGAGATTTAGACGTAGATAAACCACGTAACTTAGCAAAATCAGTTACAGTTGAATAA
- a CDS encoding SDR family oxidoreductase — translation MSTLVIGANGGIGRILIQQLKDANESFTAGVRKEAQVEELKNADVDAILVDVENDSIESLTDKFKGFDNVVFSVGSGGSTGPDKTIIVDLDGAVKTIEASKASNVKKYVMVSTYDSRREAFDPSGDLKPYTIAKHYADEHLKNSGVNYTIVHPGGLLDDAGTNKIEAAAFFEGRGSIPREDVASVLKEVVTTEGYNNSEFQIISGKESITDALKNYK, via the coding sequence ATGAGTACTCTAGTTATTGGAGCAAATGGTGGAATTGGTAGAATTTTAATTCAACAACTTAAAGACGCAAATGAATCTTTTACAGCCGGTGTAAGAAAAGAAGCACAAGTTGAAGAATTAAAAAATGCTGACGTTGATGCTATATTAGTCGACGTTGAAAATGACAGTATTGAATCATTAACTGATAAATTTAAAGGCTTTGATAATGTCGTATTTTCAGTTGGTTCTGGTGGAAGTACTGGACCAGATAAAACTATAATTGTCGACTTAGATGGTGCTGTGAAGACGATTGAAGCTAGTAAAGCAAGTAATGTTAAGAAATATGTAATGGTTTCAACATACGATTCACGTAGAGAAGCTTTTGATCCAAGTGGAGATCTTAAACCATACACAATTGCTAAACACTATGCTGATGAACACTTGAAAAATTCTGGTGTAAATTACACTATTGTACATCCCGGTGGATTATTAGATGATGCGGGAACTAATAAAATTGAAGCTGCCGCATTCTTCGAGGGTAGAGGATCTATACCTCGTGAAGATGTTGCTTCAGTCTTAAAAGAAGTCGTAACGACAGAAGGATATAACAATTCAGAATTTCAAATTATTAGCGGAAAAGAATCAATTACTGACGCGTTAAAAAATTATAAATAA
- the czrB gene encoding CDF family zinc efflux transporter CzrB translates to MTHNHDHNHDHSHGHVHTNNKKVLLFSFIIITAFMIIEIIGGFVANSLALLSDGLHMFSDAVSLGVALVAFIYAEKHATLSKTFGYKRFEILAALFNGVTLFIIGIIIIIEAIQRFFKPTEVQSTEMFIISVLGLVINIVVAILMFSGGDTKENINMRGAFIHVLGDLLGSLGAIIAAILIWAFGWTVADPIASIIVSILIIKSSWGITKSSLNILMEGAPSNINIETIINTILEEDAISAVHDCHLWTISNDLNALSCHAVVSSDMTVAGCEQLLERIEDKLNHLNVNHMTIQLETDKHKHEEHTLCSSVQHSH, encoded by the coding sequence ATGACGCATAATCACGACCACAACCACGATCATAGTCATGGTCACGTTCATACAAACAATAAAAAAGTATTATTATTTTCATTTATAATCATTACTGCCTTTATGATAATTGAAATTATCGGCGGTTTTGTTGCTAATAGTTTAGCTTTACTTTCAGACGGCTTGCACATGTTTAGTGACGCCGTTTCTTTAGGCGTGGCGTTAGTAGCATTTATTTATGCTGAAAAGCATGCCACTTTAAGTAAGACCTTTGGCTATAAACGTTTCGAAATTTTAGCAGCTTTATTTAATGGAGTTACTTTATTTATAATAGGTATCATCATTATTATCGAAGCGATACAACGCTTTTTCAAACCAACAGAAGTACAATCTACAGAAATGTTTATCATTAGTGTACTAGGTCTAGTTATTAATATAGTGGTAGCTATTTTAATGTTCAGTGGTGGCGATACTAAAGAGAACATTAATATGCGCGGTGCTTTTATTCATGTCCTTGGAGATTTACTAGGCTCATTAGGTGCAATTATTGCTGCGATTTTAATATGGGCATTTGGTTGGACCGTTGCCGATCCAATTGCTAGTATAATTGTTTCTATTTTAATTATTAAAAGTAGTTGGGGTATTACGAAATCGTCACTAAATATATTGATGGAAGGCGCACCTTCAAATATCAATATCGAAACAATAATAAATACTATTTTAGAAGAAGATGCAATATCAGCTGTACACGATTGTCACTTATGGACTATTTCAAATGATTTAAATGCGTTAAGTTGTCACGCCGTTGTTTCTTCAGATATGACAGTCGCAGGATGTGAACAACTTCTTGAAAGAATAGAAGATAAATTAAATCACCTCAATGTTAATCATATGACAATACAATTAGAGACAGATAAACATAAACATGAAGAACATACTCTCTGTTCTTCAGTTCAACACTCACATTAA